In the genome of Calothrix sp. PCC 6303, the window AGTTTAAATAACTTGGCTGGATTGCTTATTAAGTTTTCCTCAAAGATTGAGATACTATTCCTAGATAGGAAAAAGCCTAGCAAGAAATATATGTTTACTCCTTGCCTCTATATTTTGATGGATTCCTTAGTCAACTATGATTGTGGGAAGTACGATTCAATTAATTAGAGTTTTAGTATTGCCAGATACTAGAATTAAATCGATAAGTACAGCTTACAGCCTTTCTGGTCTCAGTGATCACCCTTTTCATCATAAATATAAAATGAATATTAAATATTATTCATAGCATTAAATCTATAGATAGTTTTTAACCGCTCAAAAATTGTTTATAATGTAGGTTAAAATCTAAGCCAGCTACGCCAACACGTAGGATCTCCGGTGTAAAAGCTGCTGTAAAGTTATGCACGGAGGGGCTTTTTTAGGTAGGAAACTTTACAAGACTTCGTTGTGGTATGCAAAAAGTCAAGTCATGCGGTGTGATTGTGATGCGATTCTCCACAGGAGAGGCTACACGAAAGCATAATCTCTCAAATGTAGAATCACCGTCTAATTTGAGCTTTTTATTGATGCATAAACCCAAGCGCTATGACTTGCCGAAGGGACATATGGAGCATAATGAGGATGAGTTGGGTTGTGCTTTACGGGAATTAAGGGAAGAAACAGGGATTTTAGCTAGCGATTTGGATATTGATACGAATTTCCGCTTTGTTGATACTTATAAGGCTTGCTATCAGCGTTTTGGTAGGAAGGTTGTGGAAAAAAATGTGATTATTTTTCTCGGTTGGCTCAAACATGAGGTTAATATCAAGTTAACTGAGCATAGTGGATACACTTGGGTAGATTGGAATCCACCCCACGTTATTCAAACTAGAACTATTAATCCTTTGTTGAGGGAATTGGAACTATATTTAAATAGCAATTTTGGTTTATAGCTGTTGTTTTTGTCAAAATTCAGCAGAACCATGTAGAGACGCGACTCATCTCTACATGGTTCTAAAATCTGTTGTATAACTTGGGTGTTTTCTCAGTTGAT includes:
- a CDS encoding bis(5'-nucleosyl)-tetraphosphatase codes for the protein MQKVKSCGVIVMRFSTGEATRKHNLSNVESPSNLSFLLMHKPKRYDLPKGHMEHNEDELGCALRELREETGILASDLDIDTNFRFVDTYKACYQRFGRKVVEKNVIIFLGWLKHEVNIKLTEHSGYTWVDWNPPHVIQTRTINPLLRELELYLNSNFGL